In the Sediminibacter sp. Hel_I_10 genome, one interval contains:
- a CDS encoding helix-turn-helix domain-containing protein: MNSNKELELAWDFVNQTDRHIFLTGKAGTGKTTFLKRLKKESLKRMVVVAPTGVAAINAKGVTIHSFFQLAFGPILPDGSSNNDTGFKRNFNKTKINIIKSLDLLVIDEISMVRCDLLDGIDQTLRRYRDRGQVFGGVQVLMIGDLQQLSPVVRGNEWSILNPYYETPFFFSSRAYKECDALTIELQHIYRQDNPTFIQILNEIRTNSLTSVSADELNKRYQPDFQPKEEEGYVSLTTHNYKAKSVNANELKALNGTVYNYEAKIEGKFPEFSYPNESSLELKVGAQVMFVKNDTSADKLYFNGKIGKVIQLDKETITVKCPDDNYTIEVTPETWENINYTLNPETKAISEQKLGSYIQMPLRLAWAITIHKSQGLTFERAIIDSQGAFAHGQTYVALSRCKSLEGLVLRNKIEPNQIINDQHVNTFNKQSEDNQPDEHQLITSRVVYQLGLISELFNYYEFLIPISRILDIYYKNRSSIKGNLSEVITEIKLEVTNLLKVANGFKFQLQQLTESHSLPESDENIQERFRKAISYFDVETEKNITGPFESIVFTTDNKAVQTDLKKHLETFEVQLKLKQLFFKKLINGFKVTQYLALRASGKIEISEQKQKSKPKKVNIVGTSHVDLFERLRVFRNDTAEELDLIHYQIFSQKSLYEMCELLPTTKGQLVKINGFGKVRVKKYGEEILDIITSYCRENDIDVVNGTDDDVYEAESTKKTKQASNLISLDLFTGGKSLEEIAEERGLAVNTIFGHLASFVETGEVKPTDLVSEAHFKELQNLIPKYKFDSLSELKSQLDDKYSYHEIRIVLKEIAQ, translated from the coding sequence ATGAACAGTAATAAAGAACTAGAACTGGCTTGGGATTTTGTCAATCAAACAGATAGGCATATTTTTTTAACAGGAAAAGCTGGTACTGGTAAGACTACTTTTTTAAAACGCTTAAAGAAAGAATCACTTAAAAGAATGGTAGTTGTAGCACCTACAGGTGTTGCCGCTATTAATGCTAAAGGAGTGACGATACATTCATTTTTTCAGCTAGCTTTTGGTCCAATTCTACCAGATGGTTCTTCTAATAATGATACGGGCTTTAAGAGGAATTTCAACAAGACCAAAATCAATATTATCAAGTCTTTGGATTTACTAGTTATTGATGAAATTAGTATGGTTCGTTGTGACCTGCTTGATGGGATTGATCAAACATTACGTAGATACAGAGATCGTGGTCAAGTTTTTGGAGGTGTTCAGGTACTAATGATTGGTGATCTGCAGCAATTATCTCCAGTGGTTAGAGGAAATGAGTGGTCTATATTGAATCCATATTATGAGACGCCTTTCTTTTTTAGCAGTAGAGCCTACAAAGAGTGTGATGCACTTACTATAGAATTACAACATATTTATCGGCAAGACAACCCTACTTTTATTCAAATTTTGAATGAAATACGGACAAATTCCCTGACTTCTGTGTCGGCCGATGAATTAAACAAAAGATATCAACCCGATTTTCAACCTAAAGAGGAGGAAGGATATGTGTCTTTAACCACTCATAATTATAAAGCAAAAAGCGTCAATGCTAATGAGCTTAAAGCGCTTAATGGCACTGTTTATAATTATGAAGCTAAGATAGAAGGCAAGTTTCCTGAGTTTTCATACCCAAATGAATCAAGCCTAGAACTCAAAGTTGGGGCACAAGTGATGTTTGTTAAAAATGATACTTCAGCAGATAAACTCTATTTCAATGGGAAAATTGGAAAGGTCATACAATTGGATAAAGAAACCATTACGGTAAAATGTCCAGATGATAATTATACTATTGAAGTAACTCCAGAAACGTGGGAAAATATCAATTATACTTTAAATCCCGAAACTAAAGCGATCTCAGAACAAAAGCTAGGCTCATATATTCAAATGCCTTTAAGGCTGGCTTGGGCTATTACCATTCATAAAAGCCAGGGTTTAACTTTTGAGAGAGCTATTATTGATTCTCAAGGTGCTTTTGCTCATGGTCAAACTTATGTTGCATTAAGCCGCTGTAAATCATTAGAGGGGCTGGTGCTTCGTAATAAAATTGAGCCGAATCAAATTATTAACGATCAACACGTCAATACGTTCAATAAACAATCAGAAGATAACCAACCAGATGAACACCAATTAATTACTTCACGCGTGGTTTATCAATTAGGTCTCATTTCAGAATTATTCAATTACTATGAGTTTTTAATTCCCATAAGTAGGATTTTGGATATCTATTATAAAAATAGAAGTAGCATTAAAGGGAATCTTTCAGAGGTAATCACAGAGATTAAACTAGAGGTTACCAATTTATTAAAAGTAGCTAACGGATTTAAATTTCAATTACAGCAACTTACAGAGTCACATAGTTTGCCAGAATCTGATGAAAATATACAGGAACGTTTCAGAAAAGCTATATCCTATTTTGATGTAGAAACAGAAAAAAACATAACAGGGCCTTTTGAGTCTATTGTATTTACAACAGATAACAAAGCTGTTCAAACCGATCTTAAAAAACATTTGGAAACATTTGAAGTACAATTAAAATTGAAGCAGCTGTTTTTTAAGAAATTGATTAACGGATTTAAAGTGACACAATATTTAGCCTTGCGAGCTAGTGGGAAAATTGAGATTAGCGAACAGAAGCAAAAATCAAAGCCTAAAAAAGTTAATATTGTTGGGACAAGTCATGTTGATTTGTTTGAACGTTTACGTGTTTTTCGTAACGATACTGCTGAGGAGTTAGATCTGATCCATTACCAAATATTTTCTCAAAAATCGCTGTATGAGATGTGTGAACTATTACCAACTACAAAGGGGCAACTCGTTAAGATAAATGGTTTTGGAAAGGTGAGAGTTAAAAAATACGGTGAAGAGATTTTAGATATTATTACATCCTATTGTCGCGAAAATGATATTGATGTGGTCAACGGTACCGACGATGACGTTTATGAAGCCGAAAGCACAAAAAAAACAAAGCAAGCTTCTAATCTCATTTCCTTAGACTTATTTACAGGAGGAAAATCTCTAGAAGAAATAGCTGAAGAAAGGGGACTTGCCGTCAACACTATATTTGGTCACTTGGCTAGTTTTGTGGAAACAGGAGAGGTAAAGCCTACGGATTTAGTATCTGAAGCGCATTTTAAGGAACTTCAAAATTTAATTCCGAAATACAAATTTGACTCGCTTTCAGAGCTTAAAAGTCAATTAGATGATAAATATTCTTATCACGAGATTCGGATTGTCTTAAAAGAAATAGCTCAATAA